A window of Haloarcula sp. DT43 genomic DNA:
TCAAAGCAGACTGGAAAGCCGACACCACGCCGTTCGAGCGGGTGTACGAAATCGTCGAACAAACCCACAAGGGACAGTCGGCAGCCGAGATCGCCGACCGCGCCCTCGTGAGCGAGCCGACCGCGCGTCGACACTGCAAGGCGCTCGTGAACACCGGGTTCGCCGAGACGGAGCAAGACGGCCAAACAACGATATACAAGCGAAACAGCGACCGGGTTCTGATGTCCCGGATCCGCGAGCTTCGTGAGGAAGCCAACC
This region includes:
- a CDS encoding winged helix-turn-helix domain-containing protein; the encoded protein is MTETWDDVNEQVKADWKADTTPFERVYEIVEQTHKGQSAAEIADRALVSEPTARRHCKALVNTGFAETEQDGQTTIYKRNSDRVLMSRIRELREEANRTELLDGIKDMKAEIRRYEDRYDVVSPEELSQQLDADETDGWDDLTAWRTTRKNLAVAQAALAYDEASHQLAV